In Phenylobacterium hankyongense, the sequence CGCCGCGGTGAGCTCGCCGAGGAATTCGGTGTGGCCGGGAAACCTGAAGCCGGCCTCGTAGAGCGGGGCCTTGGCGATCGGCGCCGTGACCACGCCGGACACCGCGCCCCTAAGCGCCAGGCCGACGGCGGTCTCGATCCACTGGATGATCGCCGGCGCGGCGGCGGAGGAGGGCTGCCCGGCGACCACCGGCGCGCGCAGGGGCAAGTCCAGGACCGGAATGGCCTCGGGGAAGATGCGGGCGGCCTCGTCAGGCGCGGTCACCCGGCGCAGGATCGAGGCGCCGGCCGCCGAGGCTGAGGCCAGAGACTGGAAATCACCCACTGCGACGAAGGCGGGGCCGCTCTGGCGCAGGTCGTTCCAGGCCTTGACGATGATCTCCGGGCCGACGCCGGCAGGATCGCCAAGGGTCAGGGCAAGTGGTCCAGTCTTCACCTGGTCTCGATCGTGGCGGAGTTGCGGAGGTCCCGCATATAACGCCTGGAGATCATGCTGAGCTGCTGGCCGTAGAGGCGGTTCTCGATCTGGTCGTGATCCGCCTGGGCGGAGCCGGACGCGTGCTTGCCGCAGACCGCCACCACGTGCAGTCCGACCTTGGTGCGGATCGGGGCCGAAAACTGGCCGACGTTGAGGGTTTGGGCCGCGGTCCGGAATTCCGGCGCAAGGTCGGCGATTTCCGCCTCGCCGAGGTCGCCGGCGACGATGCCGGGGATCTTGGCGGCCGCGGGTTCGAGGTCGTCGCAGCCCTTCACCGCCAGCCGCAGGGATTCCAGCTTCACCCGGGCGGCTTCGATGTCGCCGGCCGTGGCCGTGGCCGGCAGCGCGACCGCCGCCTGCTTGAGATTGACCAGGGTGGCGCCGGCGCCCGCCCGCTTGTCGCGCAGATAGACGATATAGACGCCGTCCTTCACCGGGATCGGCGCGGAGAGCTGGCCGGGGCGGAGCTGCTCGAGCGCCGCCTCGACCTCCGGCGGCATCTCGCCCTGGCTCACCCAGCCGGCGTCGCCGCCCGCCGCGGCGGTGGGGGCGGCGGAGAACTGGCGGGCCACGGCCGCAAAGGGCGCGCCCTGCTGCATCTGGGTGACCAGCTGCTGGGCGCCCTGCTTGGCGGCGTCCATGCCGCCCACGCGGCTGGCGTCGATCAGGACCTCGCTGATCTGGTACTGCGGCTTGGAGGCCGCGGACGTCATGCGGGTCTGGGTGGCCTTGATCTGGTCTTCGCCAATCCGCAGGCGCGAGCCGTAGCGGCCGCGGATCCAGCGCTGCCAGCTCATCTGGGCGCGGATCTGCTGGTAGAGGGTTTCGGGGCTGATGCCCTGCGAGCGCAGGCTGCCGAGGAAGGCGTCCGGCTTGAGGTTGTTCTGCTGCGCCATGCCGGCGAGCTCTTCCTTCACCTCGGCGTCGTCGGCGACGATGCTGATCTTCTGCTCCTTCTCCACGCGGCGGAGCTCCTGCAGCTGCAGGCGCTCGTCGACCAGGGAGACCAGCGCTTCGCGCTGGAACTGGGGCAGGGTTTCTTCGGTGGGCTGTACGCCGGAGGTCGCGATCAGCAGGCGCATGCGCTGCGCCAGGTCGTAGGTGGAGATGATCTCGTCGTTGACGATCGCCGCCACCGATTCGGAGATCGGCCGCGGCCCGGCGGGAGGCGCGGGCGCTGCGGGCGCAGGCGCCGGCGTCGCGGCGAGCGGGGTCGGCTGCGCCTTGAGCGATCCGCGGAGCGTCTGCGCCTGTACGCCCAGGGGCAGGCTGGCCGCGAAGAGGGCCGCGGCGATGGCCGCGCCCCGCGCCGCCTGGCCCGTGACGTTACGCGGTAGCATCATGAGTGGAGTCATTCCTTCGAGCGGCCCAGGTCGGCCGGCAATTCTATCTGCCATAAAGTGGTCCGCCCAATGTGGCGAGCGTTAGGCGCACTTGGACCGACTCGCTTGGGCCCAGCCGCCCGACGACGGTGTCTTCCTTGCGATAGATCACGTCGACCCGCAGGCAATCGTCCGTGTAGAACACCCCGACGTCGCGGATCACCCAGGCCTGCTGGACGAGGTCGCGGTTGCCGTAGGCGGTGAGACCCCAGTTCTTGGCGAGGCGCAGTTCGCCGCCGACGTCGAAGTTCTCGGTCTTGGTGATCACCGGAGTGACGACGCCCGTGGCGCTCGTGGTCGTGCTCGTGCTCGACTCGTCGGTCAGGTAGCGGACGTAGCCGGACCCCCACTTGGAGGAGACGTTGGCGCCGGCCTCGAGCCGATGGATGGCGAAGCTGTCGGCGTCCAGGCGCGCCCGGGCGAAGACCGAGAGTCCCTTCACCGGCTGGGCGTCGCCCGCCACGATCCAGTCGGAAGCCCGTTCGCGCAGGCCGGAGGTGGTCGTGAAGATGTCGTTGGGCGTGTCGCGGAAGCTGCGGCCCACCAGCAGGCTGGCGCGACGCCCATCGTCCCACAGCACAGAGCCGCGACCGGCGACGTTCAGCCGCGCGCCGTCCTCGTAGAGGTCGTAGCCCGGCATCTTGTTGGCCTGGAACAGGTTGGTCTCGTCGAACTCCAGGGCGACGCTGTCTTCGTTCAGGTAGATCGGGGCGCCGGTGGAGTCGTGGCCGACCACGATCTGGTGCGCCCGCGGCGAGACGGCGATCTGCGCCAGGGGCTCCAGCACCACCGTGGCGTCGCGCCAGCGCCGGTACAGCGGATAGGAGATGTCCGCGCCCGCGACGCCCAGCGCCCTGGATGTCGTCAGCGAGGTGGTCTGCGACCCGACGCCGGTCAGGATGTCGCTGACGCTGTAGGCGTCGGTGCGCACGTGCACGAAGGGTTCGATCCGCAGGCCGATGGGCGCGGTGAAGATGCGGCGCCAATCGACCTCCGCGGTGACGCGCCGGCTGTCGATGCCGGGGGTGGGCACGGTGGTGTTGGGCGCCTGATCGCGGGTCAGCGCCACGGCGCTGCCGTCGACCTGCAGCCGACCGCCGAACAGGGTCGACAGCGGCTCGTAATGGGCCTCCACCAGCGGCGCGATCACCGGGAAGGTCCGGTTGTTCTCGATCACCGTGGGGTCGGTCAGGCTCGGCCGCAGGCCCTGGATGCTGATGGCCGCGGCGGACACATAGGACTGCTGGTCCTGGCGCACCGCATAGACCTGGGAGATCAGCCGCCGGTCGTCGGCGATGTAGGGCCCACGGCTCTCGTAGACCTTGCCGATCTCGTACTTGTCGAAGAGCAGGTTGTCCGACGTGCGCTCGGCGGTGAAGCCCCAGCGCCACTTGTCGTCGATCTGGAACGCCCCGCGGCCGAGGATGTAGCTGCGGTTGGTGTCGGAGCCGAACTTCTGCCCCTGGCTGTCGAAGTCGCGATCGTGGGTGTAGCCGAACCGGATGTCGATATCGCCGGAATAGAAGCGCTGCCGGTACTCGCCGTTCAGGAGCGGGTTCACCTTGGTGTTGATCTGCGGGCTGATCACCAGGTCGGACGAGGGCGAGAGCACCTGCAGGTAGGGCTGCTCGTAGGAGAAGCCGCGGCGGTTGGAGAAGCCGATGCGCGGCGCCAGCAGGCCGGACGCGCGGTCGGCCTGGGGATCGGCGTGCCAGAACACCGGCAGGTAGATGAGCGGCACCCCGAGGATGTGGATACGGGCGTTGCGGTAGTAGATGATCCGCCTGGCCTTATCCTGCACCACGCGATCGGCGCTGATCGACCAGGTCGGCGCCTTGGCCTTGCCGTTCGCCGCGCAGATCGCGCAGGGGGTGTAGATCGCCCGATTGAGCTCCTGGATGTTCTCGTTGCGGCGAACGGCGCTGGCGCCGGCGATCTTGACGTTGTCCTGCAGCCGCGCCGAGAAGCCGAGCGCCACGCCGGCGCGCATCTTGTCGTCCAGGGTGAGCTGGTCGGCGAACTCGGTCGTGCCGTCGGCATTGATCGTCTGCACGTGGCCGTAGGCGCGGATCACGCCCTGGCCGTCGGCCTGGCCCGGCCCCTCCTGGTAGACCACCCGGTCGGCGCGCAGGGTGCGGCCCTGGTAGCGGATCTCCACCGAGCCCCGGGCCGTCGTGGTCTTGGCCTGGTCGTCGCGGATGAGCTCGTCGGCTTCCATATAGAGCTCGTCGGCCGCCAGGCCGTCGTTGTTCACCGGCGCGGCGCGCGCGGGGCGGCGGGACTGGCCGGGCGCGGGATTGAGGACCTGGCCGCGGTCGTGGAGCAGGTCCTGGGGCTGGGCATGCGCGGCCACGGGCAGGACAAGGGCCAGCGCCGCGCCGGCGAGGAGCGCGTGCTTGGCGGCGGCAGACGGCATGCGCCGGCGCAAACTCATACGCTCATGTTCCCCTCTCGCCGCGGCGCGAACGCTCAGCGCCGCCTAGCGCGGATGCATAGCCGGGCGGGCCAACGATTCAACCGTCTTCGGTGTAGCAGAGCAGGGTGAGACCCGACAGCAGCGCCACGACCGGCGGGGCCCATGCGGCGGCGAATAGTGGCAGGATGTCACCTTTCCCCAACGCCCCGGCGAACTGGTTGAAGAAGAAGACCACGAATCCCAGCGCCACGCCGGCCCCGGCGAGCCCCGCCAGGCCGCCCAGCCGGGCCAGCCGCAGGGAGAAGGCCGCGGCGAGGATCGACATGGCCGCGAACAGCAGCGGCGTCGCCAGCAGCTGCTCGAATCGCAGCCGGTAGCCGGAGGCGGAGAATCCCGCCTGCTCGGTGAGCCGGATGGCGGCCGGCAGCCGCCAGAAGGCGATGGCGTCGGGCGAGGCGAACCGTTCCATGGCCGCCTCCGCGTCGAGGGTGGAGCGGATCGACAGGCTGTCGGAGCGCACCGAGCTCTCGCCGGCCGTCGCCTCGCGCACGTCCTTCAGTTGCCAGAAGCCCGGCATCAGGCGCGCCTCGGCGGCCTCCAGGCGGCGCTTGAACTCCGGCGCGCCGGCCTTGTTCTTCTGGTAGACGAACAGGGACACGCCGCGCAGGCGCACGGTCCCGTCCACCGTGTCGCGGCTGCGGGCGTGGATGACGATCTGGTTCTTGTCGTCCCCCTGGCGCAGCCAGACGTCCTTGGGCGTGTCGCCCAGATAGTTCTCCATCAGCCGGGCCCGGTCGTTCTCGAAGCGGGCGTTGAGCGCTGCGGCCACCGGATTGAGCACCCCCACGGTCAGGGCGCCGGCCACCAGGGCCGCCATGGCCGAGGGCAGGATGAAGCGCCAGGCGGAAATGCCCGCCGCGCGCATGGCCACCAGCTCGCTGCGCCGGTTCAGGCCGACGTAGGCGCTGATCCCGCCGAACAGGAAGACGAAGGGCAGCAGGATCTGGATCACCGACGGCGAGCGCAGCAGGGTCAGGCCGAAGACCTGGGCCGCGCCGACGTCCGCGCGCACCCCGACCTGCCGGGAGAGGTCGACGAACTGGACGAGGACGATCACCGCCGAGATCACGGCCAGCGCCGCGCCGACCCCGCCGAGGGTGCGGACCAGGACGTAGCGCTCCAGGCGTCCGAGGCCGATCACTGCGCAGCTCCCGGGGCGAAGCCCGCCGCCGACGGCCCGCGCCGGCGGTACATGTCGATGGACCGGCTGACCTGCTGGCGGAAGATGCTGCGCAGCGCGAAGGCGAGCGCCAGCAGCGGTACGGCGTATTGCAGGATGTTGAGCCAGGCGTTGTTCTCGCAGGCGGCCTGGACCACGAAGCCGAGGATGCGGACCACGGCGGCCAGTCCGCCCATCACCGCAATCCGCCGGCCATAGCCCAGCCGGGAGAAGCCGCCGCCGAGGATCGCCGACAGCGCCATGGCCATGAAGGCGATGTTGAAGAGCGGCGTGGCGATCCGCGCGTGGCCCTCGGCCAGCAGGCTCAGCCGGTTGCGCCGCTCCCAGTCCTGCTTGAAGTCGGGGAAGAACAGCTCGTGCGGGAAACGGTCGGACGGCTTGTAGTGGACGAGCTCGTCGGTGGCGGCCAGCGGCGACAGGTCGAAGACGTACTCGTCGAAGGTCAGGTAGTTGAGCACGCCGCGCTCGGAGAACTCCTGGTTGGAGCCCTTGTGCATGATCAGCACGGGGTGGCCGAGCCGCTTGGCGATCCGACCCACGTCGGCGGTGTAGGTGGTCGCCGTCCCGTCGGGCTTCATCTGGTGAATGAACAGGTTGTGGAAATTGCCTTTTCCGTCAACCGATTGTGCGTAGACCGTCAGGCCCGGAGCCGGCTCGGTGAACTCGCCCTCGCGCACCAGGGTCGAGGCCAGGTCGGTGCGAACCTGGAACAGCTCCTGGCGCATGGCGCGATAGGCGGCGGGCTGCACGAACAGGTTCATCAGCAGCGCCAGGAAGGCGATGGTGCAGGCCAGCCGGATGGCCGGCGAGATCACCCGCCAGCGGCTCATGCCCCCTGCAAAGGCGACGACGATCTCCTGCTCGGTATGCAGACGGTTGAGCGCCACCAGGCCGGCCACGAAGATGGCGATCGGCAGAACCATATTGATCAGCTGCGGCATCGCCAGCAGGGTGATCTTCAGGAACACCAGGGCGCTCTGCCGCTGGTTGACGATCAGGTCGAGGCCCGAGAGGCTCTGGCTCAGCAGGGCGACCGCCGTCAGCGCCGCGGTGGCGAGCAGCGTGGGGCCAAGGAGCTGGCGCAGGAGGTAGCGGTCGATCAGGCGCATCGGCAAGAAATACGGCTCACCCGGAGAATTGCCGCGCCCCGGCCGCGGAGCTGTTCTAAACCATGCGTCGCCGCGCCGCACAACCGCCGCACGAACAGTGACGGTGGCCGCGGCGCCCAAACCTGCACGCCCAAACCCGCAAATCTGAGAGAGTTCGGATGGAGATTGAGTTCGTCGCGGCCAGCGCCGCCCTGCCGCCCAAGACGGCTCTGGCCCGTATCGTCTTCGAAGGCCAGCCTCATGAGGGCGCATTGGCGCAGGCCGTCGCGGCCAGCCGCTTCACGGGCGCCAAGGGCCAGACCCTGGACATCGTCGCCCCGGCCGGCGTGGACGCCGCCCGCCTTGTGCTGGTGGGCGCGGGCAAGTCGGACGCCTTCGACGCCCTGGGCGCCGAGCATGCCGCGGCCACGGCCTACGGCGCGGTGAAGACGTCGGGCGTCGAGATCCTGCGGGTCGAGCTGCCGAACGGCGACGCCGACCTCGCGGCGCGGGCCGCGCTGGGCGTGCGGCTGGCGAGCTACCGTTTCGACAAGTACCGGACCAAGGAACCTGCGGACAAGAAGCCGTCCGTTGTCCGGGCGCAGATCGCCACCGTCGCTTCGGATGCGGCGCTCGCCGCCTTCCCGCCGCTGGCGGCCTTGGCCGACGCGGTGAGCTTCACCCGCGACCTGGTCTCCGAGCCCGCCAACGTCCTCTATCCGGTGGAATTCGCCCGCCGGGTGAAAGAGCTGGAGCGCCTCGGCCTGGAGGTCGAGATCCTCGGCGAGGCCGAGATGCTCAAGCTCGGCATGGGCTCGTTGCTCGGCGTCGGCCAAGGCAGCGTCCGCGAGAGCCAGCTGGTGGTGATCCGCTGGAACGGCGCGACCGACAAGGCCGCCCAGCCGATCGCCTTCGTCGGCAAGGGCGTCTGCTTCGACACCGGCGGCATCTCCATCAAGCCGGCCGACGGTATGGAGGACATGAAGTGGGACATGGGCGGCGCGGGCGCCGTCACCGGCCTGATGCACGTGCTCGCCGGGCGCAAGGCCAAGGTCAACGCCATCGGCATCCTGGGCCTGGTGGAGAACATGCCCGACGGCAACGCCCAGCGCCCCGGCGACGTGGTGACCTCCATGTCCGGCCAGACCATCGAGGTGATCAACACCGACGCCGAGGGCCGCCTCGTGCTGGCCGACGCCCTCTGGTACTGCCAACAGCGGTTCAAGCCGAAGTTCATGGTCGACCTGGCGACCCTGACCGGGGCGATCATCATCAGCCTGGGCAACGACTACGGCGGCCTGTTCTCCAACAATGACGAGCTGTCGGCCAACCTGCTGGACGCCTCGGGCAAGGAGGGCGAGCCGCTGTGGCGCATGCCGCTGCCGCCGCAGTACGACAAGAATATCGATTCCGTGATCGCCGACGTGAAGAACACCGGCGGCCGGCCGGGCGGCTCGATCACCGCGGCCCTGTTCATCCAGCGCTTCGTCAACGGCTTGCCGTGGGCGCACCTGGATATCGCCTCGACCGCCTGGAAGAAGCCCTCGACCGTGCCGACCCTTCCCGAAGGCGCCACCGGCTACGGCGTGCGGCTGCTGAACCGGATGGTGCAGGACAAATACGAGTCATAAGGGCGCTCCGTGCGCTTCGTCCTGCTGCATAGCCCGCTGCTGGGCCCGCTGACCTGGCGGGCGACGGCGGCGGCGCTGGCCGGCCGCGGTCATCAGACCCAGACGCCGTCCTGGCCGCGGCTCTCGTCGATCGCGGAGGGCTATTACCCGGCGCTGGCCGCGGCGATGGCGGCGAACGTCGAGGAGGGCGATCCCGCGGTGCTGGTGGCGCACAGCGGCGCCGGCGCGCTCGTGCCCGCCCTGGCGGCCGCCATGCGCGCGCCGCCGGCCCGGGTGATCTTCGTCGACGCCATCCTGCCGCATCCCCGCCGGAGCTGGTTCGACACCGCGCCCGCCGAGGTGCGCGAGCGGCTAAGGGGCGGCGCCCAGATGGGGCAGCTGCCGCCGTGGGACGACTGGTGGCCGCCCGGCGCGCTGGAGCGGCTGGTCCCCGATCCGCAGCTGCGCCAGGCGCTCGTGGCCGAGTTGGAGCCGTTGCCGCTGGCCTATTTCGAGGAGCCGGCCCCGGAGGGAGACGCCGCGCCGCCGGCCGCCTACCTCAAGCTGAGCGGAGCCTATGAAGACGAGGCGCGGATCGCCGGCCGGCTCGGGTGGCCCGTCGTGCGCCTGCCGATGAACCATCTGGCGATGCTGAGCCAGCCGGACGCCGTGGCCACCGCCATCGAGGGCCTCGCCGCCGCCGGGGCGCCGGCTTGAGCTCTGGCCGCCTCCCCAGGCCCGTCGAACAGCGCTAAGAGCGGCATATGGCGGACACCCCCTGCGAGGTCTGGTTCTATCACCTGGAGCGCACCGGGCTCGACC encodes:
- a CDS encoding peptidylprolyl isomerase; protein product: MMLPRNVTGQAARGAAIAAALFAASLPLGVQAQTLRGSLKAQPTPLAATPAPAPAAPAPPAGPRPISESVAAIVNDEIISTYDLAQRMRLLIATSGVQPTEETLPQFQREALVSLVDERLQLQELRRVEKEQKISIVADDAEVKEELAGMAQQNNLKPDAFLGSLRSQGISPETLYQQIRAQMSWQRWIRGRYGSRLRIGEDQIKATQTRMTSAASKPQYQISEVLIDASRVGGMDAAKQGAQQLVTQMQQGAPFAAVARQFSAAPTAAAGGDAGWVSQGEMPPEVEAALEQLRPGQLSAPIPVKDGVYIVYLRDKRAGAGATLVNLKQAAVALPATATAGDIEAARVKLESLRLAVKGCDDLEPAAAKIPGIVAGDLGEAEIADLAPEFRTAAQTLNVGQFSAPIRTKVGLHVVAVCGKHASGSAQADHDQIENRLYGQQLSMISRRYMRDLRNSATIETR
- a CDS encoding LPS-assembly protein LptD: MPSAAAKHALLAGAALALVLPVAAHAQPQDLLHDRGQVLNPAPGQSRRPARAAPVNNDGLAADELYMEADELIRDDQAKTTTARGSVEIRYQGRTLRADRVVYQEGPGQADGQGVIRAYGHVQTINADGTTEFADQLTLDDKMRAGVALGFSARLQDNVKIAGASAVRRNENIQELNRAIYTPCAICAANGKAKAPTWSISADRVVQDKARRIIYYRNARIHILGVPLIYLPVFWHADPQADRASGLLAPRIGFSNRRGFSYEQPYLQVLSPSSDLVISPQINTKVNPLLNGEYRQRFYSGDIDIRFGYTHDRDFDSQGQKFGSDTNRSYILGRGAFQIDDKWRWGFTAERTSDNLLFDKYEIGKVYESRGPYIADDRRLISQVYAVRQDQQSYVSAAAISIQGLRPSLTDPTVIENNRTFPVIAPLVEAHYEPLSTLFGGRLQVDGSAVALTRDQAPNTTVPTPGIDSRRVTAEVDWRRIFTAPIGLRIEPFVHVRTDAYSVSDILTGVGSQTTSLTTSRALGVAGADISYPLYRRWRDATVVLEPLAQIAVSPRAHQIVVGHDSTGAPIYLNEDSVALEFDETNLFQANKMPGYDLYEDGARLNVAGRGSVLWDDGRRASLLVGRSFRDTPNDIFTTTSGLRERASDWIVAGDAQPVKGLSVFARARLDADSFAIHRLEAGANVSSKWGSGYVRYLTDESSTSTTTSATGVVTPVITKTENFDVGGELRLAKNWGLTAYGNRDLVQQAWVIRDVGVFYTDDCLRVDVIYRKEDTVVGRLGPSESVQVRLTLATLGGPLYGR
- the lptG gene encoding LPS export ABC transporter permease LptG; translated protein: MIGLGRLERYVLVRTLGGVGAALAVISAVIVLVQFVDLSRQVGVRADVGAAQVFGLTLLRSPSVIQILLPFVFLFGGISAYVGLNRRSELVAMRAAGISAWRFILPSAMAALVAGALTVGVLNPVAAALNARFENDRARLMENYLGDTPKDVWLRQGDDKNQIVIHARSRDTVDGTVRLRGVSLFVYQKNKAGAPEFKRRLEAAEARLMPGFWQLKDVREATAGESSVRSDSLSIRSTLDAEAAMERFASPDAIAFWRLPAAIRLTEQAGFSASGYRLRFEQLLATPLLFAAMSILAAAFSLRLARLGGLAGLAGAGVALGFVVFFFNQFAGALGKGDILPLFAAAWAPPVVALLSGLTLLCYTEDG
- the lptF gene encoding LPS export ABC transporter permease LptF, with the translated sequence MRLIDRYLLRQLLGPTLLATAALTAVALLSQSLSGLDLIVNQRQSALVFLKITLLAMPQLINMVLPIAIFVAGLVALNRLHTEQEIVVAFAGGMSRWRVISPAIRLACTIAFLALLMNLFVQPAAYRAMRQELFQVRTDLASTLVREGEFTEPAPGLTVYAQSVDGKGNFHNLFIHQMKPDGTATTYTADVGRIAKRLGHPVLIMHKGSNQEFSERGVLNYLTFDEYVFDLSPLAATDELVHYKPSDRFPHELFFPDFKQDWERRNRLSLLAEGHARIATPLFNIAFMAMALSAILGGGFSRLGYGRRIAVMGGLAAVVRILGFVVQAACENNAWLNILQYAVPLLALAFALRSIFRQQVSRSIDMYRRRGPSAAGFAPGAAQ
- a CDS encoding leucyl aminopeptidase, producing the protein MEIEFVAASAALPPKTALARIVFEGQPHEGALAQAVAASRFTGAKGQTLDIVAPAGVDAARLVLVGAGKSDAFDALGAEHAAATAYGAVKTSGVEILRVELPNGDADLAARAALGVRLASYRFDKYRTKEPADKKPSVVRAQIATVASDAALAAFPPLAALADAVSFTRDLVSEPANVLYPVEFARRVKELERLGLEVEILGEAEMLKLGMGSLLGVGQGSVRESQLVVIRWNGATDKAAQPIAFVGKGVCFDTGGISIKPADGMEDMKWDMGGAGAVTGLMHVLAGRKAKVNAIGILGLVENMPDGNAQRPGDVVTSMSGQTIEVINTDAEGRLVLADALWYCQQRFKPKFMVDLATLTGAIIISLGNDYGGLFSNNDELSANLLDASGKEGEPLWRMPLPPQYDKNIDSVIADVKNTGGRPGGSITAALFIQRFVNGLPWAHLDIASTAWKKPSTVPTLPEGATGYGVRLLNRMVQDKYES
- a CDS encoding alpha/beta fold hydrolase, yielding MRFVLLHSPLLGPLTWRATAAALAGRGHQTQTPSWPRLSSIAEGYYPALAAAMAANVEEGDPAVLVAHSGAGALVPALAAAMRAPPARVIFVDAILPHPRRSWFDTAPAEVRERLRGGAQMGQLPPWDDWWPPGALERLVPDPQLRQALVAELEPLPLAYFEEPAPEGDAAPPAAYLKLSGAYEDEARIAGRLGWPVVRLPMNHLAMLSQPDAVATAIEGLAAAGAPA